In Helianthus annuus cultivar XRQ/B chromosome 3, HanXRQr2.0-SUNRISE, whole genome shotgun sequence, a single window of DNA contains:
- the LOC110935622 gene encoding uncharacterized protein LOC110935622 isoform X1 — translation MLIKPFSLIKLSCMVGVRGTAIARNAWVEIVCAFIYFNVSMFWRSVLWIVSLITLPVCALAALHREKQLRAQLYELRDRLDSLMWDRKELDEHIRVAIKEHEMMEMMLGELEDEYEEAMHKIKILETKLQDLKDENHCLKEVHGKSKWDTIKHNKEEISPWISDRYRVLTDTLRAKMLLMM, via the exons ATGTTAATAAAGCCTTTTTCACTTATTAAACTATCTTGTATGGTTGGTGTGAGAGGAACTGCTATAGCTAGAAACGCGTGGGTTGAAATCGTGTGCGCTTTTATCTATTTCAATGTAAGCATGTTTTGGAGATCTGTGCTTTGGATCGTATCATTAATAACTCTACCCGTATGTGCTCTGGCTGCATTACACCGCGAGAAACAG CTGCGAGCACAGCTATATGAGTTACGAGATAGATTGGACTCTCTTATGTGGGATAGAAAGGAACTTGACGAACACATACGAGTTGCGATTAAAGAGCatgaaatgatggaaatgatgtTAGGAGAACTTGAAGATGAATATGAAGAAGCAATGCATAAGATTAAAATCTTGGAGACCAAG TTGCAAGATCTCAAGGATGAAAACCACTGCCTAAAGGAAGTTCATGGCAAATCAAAATGGGACACGATAAAACACAATAAAGAAGAAATATCACCATGGATATCAGATCGATATAGGGTACTCACCGACACTCTACGCGCAAAGATGCTTTTGATGATGTAA